Within the Blastocatellia bacterium genome, the region GTCTTGACGCGATTCTCGCGGGCGATCACCGCGAGCCGTTCGAGCATGCGCGTGGCGATGCCGCGCCCTTGCAGCGCGTCTTCGGTGAGAAAGGCGACTTCGGCGCGGTCGTCCGCTTCGTGATCGCGGTAGTAGCGGGCGACGGCGACGATGCGGCCCGCGTGTTCGCCGACCAGCGCGAAGGTGTCGTTGTAATCCACGGCGCAAAGCTCGATGGCCTTCTCGCGGGTCAGTTCAGGCAGCGGGCTGAAGAATCGGAAGTAGACGCTGCGCGGCGACAGCCGCAGATGAAAGGCGATCAGTCCGTCCACGTCATCTGGACGGATGGGGCGCAGGCGCAACGTCGAGCCATCGCGAAGCAAGGTGTCGGACTCGTAGCGTGCAGGATAATGACTCATGCAGGGTCTCCAGAAAAGGGTGATAGTCCAGCGGTATGATTTCTACATGATTATACGGCGAAACGGCGGGCGAATGAATCGTTATTCGGCGCGCAGCAGCCTGGGAGCGCGGGCAGCAAGGGACATTCAGTTTTGCGAAACAGGGAAGAAAGAAAAACACAGAGGCACAGAGGTATGGAGACACGGAGAAAACACGGCGGCTCCTCTGTGTTCCCTCCGTGCCTCCGTGCCTCCGTGTTTAACTCATCTTTATGAATGTCGAGAACTGAATGGCTCTGCGGGCAGGAAAGAAAACGGCGCGGTGACCTGTCGCGTCACCGCGCCGTGGATTGCTAACCTAAAGCGATTGGCTTACTGCTCACCCTTCTGCGGGATGAGAATGTAGACTTTGTCTTTGAACACAAAGATGACGCGCGCATCCGACGGGAAGCCGGTAAAGAACGGCTTGATCTTCTCTTCTTTAGCCAGCAGGTCGCGGTAGACATCGCTGTCGCGAATGACCTGGACGACCGGCAGACCTTTGCCGGAATCGTAATCCCGATCCATCCAGGTGCCGTCGTGCAGCCAGAACTGATGACTGCCGACTTTGCGCGAAGCCACGCGCGGCGCGGCGCTTGGGCGGAGAAATGAAGCAGCCGGGCCGCTCACTGCGTCGTCGCGTCGCGTCCTTGAATACTCACGGTCGCGACCGCGAGTCGGCGGCGGCGGCGGCGGCGCAATCGTTTCGGATGCAACGGCGCTGTCGGCTTTGGCGCGCTCTTCGGTGCGGCTCGGTTGCGCGGTCGCAGCCTTCGCGGCGTCACGGTCGCCGGCGACCGGCTTCGATTCTTTCTCGTCACTCTTTGACTGCGGCGCTCCGGCAGCCGTAGCCGGCGCGGCAGGCGGCGTCTGTGTTTCGTTTTTGGCGATGGTCTGATCAGCAGGCTTCGGCTCGGCAGGCTGTGACGCCGCCACGACACCCGGCTGTACGTTCGATGGCGCCGCAGCGCCGCCGGCTGCGTCTTTAGCGTCTGCTGTCGCGCCCGGTGCCGGCTTTTCACTCGGCGCTGCGGCCACGGTCTTTGTCGCGGGCGCTTCCGTCGCGGTATTCGCTGCGGCGACTGAGCCGCCGGTCGCGTTATCCTGAACAGGGTTAGCAGCGGGCGCGCTTGCCGTCGCCTGGGCGTTGGCCGGTTCAGTAGTCGAAGGAGGCTGCCCGGCGGGCGTCGCGCGGTGCGACACGGCCAGCGGCAAGGTAATCGCAAGCACAATCGCCGCCGCCGCCGCCATCGCCCATTGCGGCGCGGTCAGCGCCCCGAGCCAGCGTCTGGCCGGCGAGATGGCTGGCCGGCGCTCGACGGTCGCCACTGCCGGCGTCGGCGCGGCCTCGGCCTGTGCCAGTCGCGTCAGAGCGATGATTGACTTGCGGCAGGGCGAGCATGCCGCGAGGTGCGACTCGTAGCCCGCCACCGCGCTTGCCGACAGCCGGCGCTCGACGTAGGCGCTGGCCAGGTCGGCGTCAAACTCCGCACAGAGCGACGCGGCGTTGCCCGGTCTGCCGCCTTGCGCGCCGAGCAGCCGGTCAATCGTTTTATCCTGCGTTTTGGTGAACATCTTCTATCCTTCAGGGTCGCTCCGATACTAAAGAACGGCGGTGGGCGACCCGCTTGCGAGTTTATTTCATGCCGTGCTGGACGACCGCATTGCCCGCACCTTTTGCCGATGGGTCTTCGGCACGCTGCGTCGCGTCGAACAGGTGCTCGCGCACGCTGTGATTCATCTCTTCGGCGGCAAGCTGTATGGCTTCGGCGACCTCGCGGCGGTTGAAGCCGTGGTCGCGCGCCAGACTCTTTTCGATGAGCTTGCGCAGGCGCTTCTGCACTTTCATCAGCCAGCGGCTGATGGTCGCTTCGTGAACGTCGAACAATTGGCCGATCTCGCGCAGCGTCATCTCTTCATAGTAGTAGTAGGCGAGCAGCAAACGCTCGCGCGCCTCAAGCTCCTGGATGGCGCGGCGCAGGGCGGCGGCGACTCCTGTGCGATAGCGATCATTGACGAACGAGACTTCGGGCGCGACGTGGCGCTCGGCGGCCTCGGCGCTCGCCAGCCGCTCAATGTCTTCCGGCTCTTCGGTCTGCACCAGGCGGCTGGTCTGCCGGTGCTGATCGGCGGAGAGTTGAAAGACCACGGCCCGCAGCCAGCCGCGCAGCGAGCCGCGACCGGAATAGAACGAGAACTTGCTGACCCGCACGCCCGCCGATTCGCGCAGCCCATATAGCTCGGCGAAGGTCGAGTCGGCGAGCTGTTCGGCGGCGCCGGCGTCTTGCGTCATGGTGCGGGCAATGTTGATTAGATAGGAGCGGTAATCGCGGTAGAAGTCCGCCCACGCGGCATCGTCTCCTTTGGCGCAGGCCACAGCCAGACAGAGGTCGTCAGAGTTGAGCGAAGTGAAATAATCGGTGACCGCCTGGCGGGCTTCGGCGGTGGGGCCGGGGTTGCCGGTCGTTTCCTCGATCTGTGACCCAAGATACTTTTTCGCCGAGGCGTGCAGCGCCGCCGCCAGTTCCGCCTCGCTGACGCTATAGGGCTGGCGGATGTGCGCGGCGACTTCTTCGATCTCTTTTTTGAACGCTTGTTGAAAGTCTTCAACCGTCATGGGTCACCCGGGCGCTCGTCTGGTCTTGTACGCTGGTTGAACAATCAGTTTGAGGCGAGACTATGCTAACACAAAAAAGGCGGCTTTGCGTAGGCATTGCGGCGGGTTGCGGCGGGCAATCCTGGCTGGACTCGGCTGACTAACCGCAGAGGGCGCAGAGGCGCGCAGAGGCCGGATCAATCCTCTGCGCGCCTCTGCGCCCTCTGCGGTTTAACTTTTAGAGTTTGGCTTTTTGTGTCACAGGCGCTCTGGCGGCGCGCGCCTGTTTGATGAAGCTGTCGGCGATCTTGCCATAGACGGTGCCGAAGAGCGAGCCGACCTTGCCGCTGGCGACAACGATGTGGGTCTTCGAGTCAATCACGGTGAACGGGAACTCGATGGTGAACGGCAAACGCTCGACCTCAATCCACAGGTCGGCGTCGCTGGCGTC harbors:
- a CDS encoding sigma-70 family RNA polymerase sigma factor, encoding MTVEDFQQAFKKEIEEVAAHIRQPYSVSEAELAAALHASAKKYLGSQIEETTGNPGPTAEARQAVTDYFTSLNSDDLCLAVACAKGDDAAWADFYRDYRSYLINIARTMTQDAGAAEQLADSTFAELYGLRESAGVRVSKFSFYSGRGSLRGWLRAVVFQLSADQHRQTSRLVQTEEPEDIERLASAEAAERHVAPEVSFVNDRYRTGVAAALRRAIQELEARERLLLAYYYYEEMTLREIGQLFDVHEATISRWLMKVQKRLRKLIEKSLARDHGFNRREVAEAIQLAAEEMNHSVREHLFDATQRAEDPSAKGAGNAVVQHGMK